From one Lysinibacillus sp. G4S2 genomic stretch:
- the nadC gene encoding carboxylating nicotinate-nucleotide diphosphorylase: MNIIKLEEMLKQFFNEDIGDGDLSSEFIFSAEQQGSFSFYAKESGIFCGALIIEHGFLLLDRSMDITLYRKDGEKVNTGDVLAVIQGPLQKLLMGERVILNLTQRMSAIATATNLAVRETAGTNAKICDTRKTMPGMRMLDKYAVRIGGAYNHRNGLYDAIMLKDNHIAFTGSITKAVQAAREKIGHTIKIEVEIETKAQLDEAIVAGADIIMFDNRSPEEIREWLPAVPPHIATEASGGITLHNLNTYAKTGIQWISLGALTHSVIAFDISALVQTKGVNSLVHH, translated from the coding sequence ATGAATATCATCAAGCTCGAGGAAATGCTCAAGCAATTTTTTAATGAAGATATAGGAGATGGGGATTTATCAAGTGAATTTATATTTTCTGCTGAACAGCAGGGATCTTTTTCTTTTTATGCGAAAGAAAGCGGCATTTTTTGTGGAGCCCTCATCATTGAGCATGGATTTCTTTTACTTGATCGATCGATGGATATTACTCTTTATAGAAAAGATGGTGAAAAAGTAAATACTGGTGATGTTCTCGCTGTTATTCAAGGACCTCTTCAAAAGTTATTAATGGGTGAACGGGTAATTTTGAATCTTACTCAGCGTATGTCTGCTATCGCTACAGCTACAAATTTAGCGGTGCGTGAAACAGCAGGTACGAATGCGAAAATATGCGATACTCGCAAAACAATGCCTGGCATGCGTATGTTAGATAAATATGCTGTTAGAATCGGTGGTGCCTACAACCATCGCAATGGTTTATACGATGCGATAATGCTAAAGGATAATCATATTGCGTTTACAGGTAGTATTACTAAGGCAGTACAGGCTGCCCGAGAGAAAATCGGTCACACCATAAAAATCGAAGTGGAAATCGAAACAAAGGCCCAGCTAGATGAAGCAATTGTAGCTGGCGCAGACATTATTATGTTTGATAATCGCAGCCCTGAAGAAATACGTGAATGGCTTCCTGCTGTTCCCCCGCATATCGCTACAGAAGCTTCAGGAGGCATTACGCTTCATAACTTAAACACCTATGCTAAAACAGGCATTCAATGGATTTCTCTTGGAGCTTTAACACATTCAGTAATAGCCTTTGATATTAGTGCACTTGTACAAACGAAAGGAGTTAATTCTCTTGTCCATCACTAG